In the Magnolia sinica isolate HGM2019 chromosome 15, MsV1, whole genome shotgun sequence genome, one interval contains:
- the LOC131226840 gene encoding putative disease resistance protein RGA4 — protein sequence MAEVFLSALVQTMMGNLNSLLLQQFETAWGVKKELGKLESTLSTIQAVLRDTDKQQVQSEVLRDWLRKLKGVAYDADDLIDEFVTEVFRQKVRTQSDTMNRVRNFFSFPNSLVFRLRMGSRIKEIGERLYEIAEDRKFHLSDRVVDLPFNIEKRLQTDSLIESEVFGRDEDKKKIVESLIDFSTQEDISIIPIVGMGGLGKTTLAQFAYNDERVTKHFELRIWVCVSDNFDVMRVIKLIIESANDSKCDLEGMDSLQHSLQEKLSGKKFLLVLDDVWEETPEKWNSLKKSVRGAKGSKIIVTTRSEKVASIMGTLPSHHLQTLSDDDCWSLFRQRAFGHERQERLNLVILGKEIVKKCKGVPLAAKSLGSLMYHKTEESQWLFVKESEIWNLPGEENHILPALRLSYYHLPSHLKQCFAYCSLFPKDYRIEKEKLIQLWMAEGFIQSSVRSNHMENIGGEYFNNLLWGSFFQDVEKDDNGNIVWCKMHDLMHDLACFVAGTECSTLQVENAKSIHNISHRLSLECGYSRKVRTFPKALRKVNHLRTLLLLEGRSFSIPRDHFVHFMCLRVLDLSRSSVTKELLVSIGKLKHLRYLDLSDTDIKSLPESISTLHHLQTLRLLGLYELAELPRDMSNMTSLRHLEITDYDILTHMPANMGELKFLQTLPIFIIGQDRGCGIKELQDLNLRGSLIIRNLENVMSRADAQEANLKEKPNLHKLCFSWGSWGQDIDLKLAGNVEETFEGLRPHSNLKRLEVEGYVGVRFPHWMTSLNLVEISLINCRRCEQLPQLGQLPLLKVLVIQGMHAVKSIGNHFYGDNVAEGFPSLEELRLEDMPNLEEWSGFNGREVLPCLNELSVVRCPKLTTLPCLQSLKILTLKNSNEMLSGSVANLTSLSYLWIEDFKELRSLSGELGNLAALESLSVDGCGGLVSLPEELQNLTSLQKLHISECNGLTSLRLQGLSSLKRLTIVSCKSLTSLMGGLQHLTALQSLEITGCPELASLPEDMQHLMSLRYLNIWECDKLTCLPEGLKHVTTLKELSIGGLKSLTALPEWIGNLSSLQYLEIIECDKLGCLPSGLQLLTNLIRLIIYRCPQLGKRCEKEKGEDWHYIAHIPYIYTGYTKSRSESESPRGAQGCGRLLRLKRR from the coding sequence ATGGCAGAAGTATTTCTCTCCGCTCTTGTTCAGACAATGATGGGGAACTTGAATTCTCTACTTCTGCAACAGTTTGAAACGGCATGGGGTGTCAAGAAAGAGTTGGGGAAGCTGGAGAGCACGTTGTCGACGATCCAAGCGGTACTTCGAGACACGGACAAGCAGCAAGTGCAGAGCGAGGTGCTGAGGGATTGGCTAAGGAAGCTTAAGGGTGTGGCCTATGATGCAGATGATTTGATAGATGAGTTTGTAACCGAAGTTTTTCGGCAGAAAGTGAGGACTCAGTCTGATACAATGAATAGGGTGCgcaacttcttttcttttccgaaCTCACTTGTATTTCGCCTGAGGATGGGGAGTAGGATaaaggagattggggagagattatATGAGATTGCAGAGGATAGGAAGTTCCATTTGAGTGACAGAGTTGTAGATCTTCCATTCAATATTGAAAAGAGACTGCAAACAGactctttgattgagtcggaaGTTTTTGGCAGAGatgaagataagaagaaaatcgTAGAGTCGTTGATTGATTTTAGTACTCAAGAAGATATCTCGATCATCCCCATAGTCGGTATGGGGGGCCTTGGGAAGACCACACTTGCTCAATTCGCTTACAATGATGAGAGGGTAACCAAGCATTTTGAGCTAAGAATATGGGTTTGTGTGTCGGACAATTTCGATGTGATGAGGGTAATAAAATTAATCATTGAATCAGCAAATGATAGCAAATGTGATCTCGAAGGCATGGATTCACTGCAGCATAGCCTCCAAGAAAAGCTAAGTGGGAAGAAGTTTTTACTCGTGTTGGATGATGTGTGGGAGGAAACTCCTGAGAAGTGGAATTCACTGAAAAAATCTGTCAGAGGTGCCAAGGGTAGTAAAATCATAGTTACTACCCGTAGTGAAAAAGTTGCTTCAATCATGGGCACTCTCCCTTCACACCATTTGCAAACATTATCAGATGATGATTGTTGGTCTCTGTTCAGGCAACGGGCGTTTGGGCATGAAAGACAAGAACGTCTGAACCTTGTAATACTCGGAAAGGAAATTGTGAAGAAGTGCAAGGGTGTTCCTTTGGCGGCGAAGTCACTCGGAAGCTTGATGTACCATAAAACAGAGGAAAGCCAGTGGTTGTTTGTCAAAGAAAGTGAGATTTGGAATCTACCTGGAGAAGAGAATCACATTTTACCTGCCCTAAGGTTGAGTTATTATCATCTGCCATCACATTTGAAGCAATGCTTTGCATACTGCTCATTATTTCCAAAAGATTATAGAATCGAAAAGGAGAAACTGATCCAACTTTGGATGGCCGAAGGTTTCATTCAATCATCAGTCAGAAGTAACCACATGGAAAACATCGGTGGAGAGTATTTCAATAATCTATTATGGGGGTCCTTCTTTCAGGATGTTGAGAAAGATGACAATGGGAACATAGTATGGTGCAAGATGCATGACCTAATGCATGATCTTGCATGTTTTGTTGCAGGGACTGAATGCTCGACTCTGCAGGTTGAGAATGCAAAGAGCATCCATAACATATCTCACCGTTTGTCCTTGGAGTGTGGGTATAGCAGGAAGGTCCGAACATTCCCCAAGGCCTTAAGGAAAGTAAACCATTTGCGAACACTGCTTCTGCTTGAAGGAAGAAGTTTCAGCATTCCTCGTgatcattttgtacattttatgTGCTTACGCGTGTTAGATTTAAGCAGATCCAGTGTTACTAAGGAGTTGTTGGTTTCAATCGGCAAGTTGAAACACTTAAGATACCTCGACCTGTCTGATACTGATATAAAATCCCTTCCTGAATCCATCAGCACCCTTCATCATCTGCAAACCTTGAGACTATTGGGGTTGTATGAACTTGCAGAGTTACCCAGGGACATGAGCAATATGACTAGCTTAAGACATCTTGAAATCACTGACTATGATATCTTGACCCATATGCCAGCTAATATGGGAGAATTAAAGTTCCTTCAGACCTTGCCAATATTCATCATTGGTCAGGATAGAGGATGTGGTATAAAAGAGCTGCAAGACCTAAACCTTCGAGGAAGCTTGATTATTCGAAACCTCGAGAACGTGATGAGTAGAGCAGATGCACAGGAAGCAAACTTGAAGGAGAAGCCAAACCTTCATAAGTTATGCTTTTCATGGGGTTCATGGGGTCAGGATATTGATCTTAAGTTGGCAGGAAATGTTGAGGAAACCTTTGAAGGTCTCCGACCACATTCGAATCTCAAAAGGTTGGAGGTCGAAGGGTACGTGGGTGTCAGATTTCCGCATTGGATGACTTCTTTGAATCTGGTTGAAATCTCACTGATCAATTGCAGAAGATGCGAACAGCTCCCCCAGCTTGGCCAATTACCATTGCTTAAGGTTCTTGTGATACAGGGAATGCATGCTGTGAAATCTATTGGCAACCATTTCTATGGTGACAATGTTGCAGAGGGATTCCCGTCACTGGAAGAACTCAGGTTGGAAGATATGCCTAATTTAGAGGAGTGGTCAGGATTCAACGGAAGAGAAGTACTCCCCTGCCTTAATGAACTATCTGTCGTCAGATGCCCAAAGTTAACAACACTTCCATGCCTTCAGTCTCTGAAAATATTGACATTGAAAAATAGTAATGAGATGTTGTCAGGTTCAGTGGCAAACCTAACCTCGCTTTCCTACTTGtggattgaagatttcaaggagCTAAGGTCGTTGTCGGGGGAGCTTGGAAACCTTGCTGCTCTAGAGTCTCTGTCTGTTGATGGTTGTGGTGGGCTGGTATCATTGCCGGAGGAGTTACAAAACCTCACCTCTCTTCAGAAGCTACATATTTCGGAGTGCAATGGTCTAACGTCGTTGAGACTACAAGGCTTGAGCTCTCTTAAACGTCTTACCATTGTGTCTTGTAAAAGCCTAACGAGTTTGATGGGGGGCCTGCAACACCTCACTGCCTTACAATCCTTGGAAATTACGGGATGTCCGGAGCTGGCTTCTTTACCAGAGGATATGCAACACCTAATGTCCCTTCGATATCTTAACATCTGGGAGTGTGATAAGTTGACATGTTTGCCGGAAGGGCTAAAACATGTCACAACACTGAAAGAGCTAAGTATCGGGGGTTTGAAAAGTCTAACGGCTCTGCCGGAGTGGATAGGAAACCTCTCCTCGCTTCAATATTTGGAGATAATCGAATGTGATAAATTGGGGTGTTTGCCATCCGGGTTGCAACTCCTAACAAATCTCATCCGTCTAATAATCTATAGATGTCCCCAATTAGGGAAGCGATGCGAGAAGGAGAAAGGCGAGGATTGGCACTACATAGCACACATCCCATATATCTACACTGGATATACCAAATCCAGATCCGAATCCGAATCACCGAGAGGAGCTCAAGGGTGTGGTCGTCTGTTGAGGTTGAAGAGGAGATAG